A genome region from Geothermobacter hydrogeniphilus includes the following:
- the mutM gene encoding bifunctional DNA-formamidopyrimidine glycosylase/DNA-(apurinic or apyrimidinic site) lyase, translating to MPELPEVETTRRGIAPLLCGKTVSDVILRTARLRWPIDPELSEHLAGQTLQAVTRRAKYLIFSFPSGTLLLHLGMSGSLRVVPAGLAAGRHDHVDILFSDGNSLRLTDPRKFGAVLWSDGPVADHPLLVRLGPEPFAADFNGRYLHQRSRRRQIAVKTLIMDQKVVVGVGNIYASEALFRAGIRPDRTAGSIAAVRYDRLAEAVRDVLAEAIAAGGTTLQDFQQVDGRPGYFRQKLMVYGRAGEKCRECGGDIQSCRIGQRSTFFCRHCQR from the coding sequence ATGCCTGAGCTGCCGGAAGTCGAAACCACCAGGCGCGGCATCGCGCCATTGCTGTGCGGCAAAACAGTCAGCGATGTCATCTTGCGAACCGCCCGGCTCCGCTGGCCGATCGATCCGGAATTGTCCGAACATCTTGCCGGACAGACCCTGCAGGCGGTAACGCGTCGCGCCAAGTACCTGATCTTTTCCTTTCCATCCGGCACATTGCTGCTTCATCTCGGCATGTCCGGTTCGCTGCGGGTTGTTCCCGCCGGTCTGGCGGCGGGCAGGCATGACCATGTCGATATCCTCTTTTCTGACGGCAACAGCCTGCGCCTGACCGATCCGCGGAAATTCGGGGCTGTTCTCTGGAGTGACGGTCCGGTTGCCGATCATCCGCTGCTGGTCCGACTCGGTCCCGAACCCTTTGCTGCTGACTTCAACGGCCGCTATCTTCATCAGCGGTCACGTCGCCGGCAGATTGCCGTCAAGACTTTGATCATGGATCAGAAGGTGGTGGTCGGAGTCGGAAATATCTATGCCAGCGAGGCCCTGTTCCGGGCTGGAATTCGACCCGACCGTACCGCCGGCAGCATCGCTGCGGTCCGCTATGACCGGTTGGCGGAAGCTGTCAGGGATGTTTTAGCCGAGGCGATCGCCGCCGGCGGCACCACCCTGCAGGATTTTCAGCAGGTCGACGGCCGTCCCGGATATTTCAGACAGAAGCTCATGGTTTACGGGCGGGCCGGGGAAAAGTGCCGTGAATGCGGCGGGGATATCCAGTCCTGCAGGATTGGACAGCGTTCGACCTTTTTCTGCCGTCATTGCCAGCGTTGA
- a CDS encoding acyl-CoA thioesterase, whose protein sequence is MHDFHFTMPYKVRVADINYGGHVSNAVVLNYFQDGRIAYLDRLGGFSEMDIGGCGIILPEAHVLYRAEMFLGDELIIGVRISRLGRSSMVMACRIERDGEVTAEGTTNLVAFDYVRRKPVRLPDKFVAAVRQMEGLPQE, encoded by the coding sequence ATGCACGATTTTCATTTCACCATGCCCTACAAGGTCCGGGTCGCCGATATCAATTACGGCGGCCATGTTTCCAATGCCGTGGTCCTGAATTATTTTCAGGATGGCCGCATCGCTTACCTCGACCGCCTCGGCGGATTCAGCGAAATGGATATCGGCGGCTGCGGCATCATTCTGCCGGAGGCCCATGTGCTGTACCGGGCGGAAATGTTTCTCGGTGACGAGCTGATCATCGGAGTGCGGATCTCCAGACTGGGCAGATCCTCAATGGTCATGGCCTGCCGGATCGAACGGGACGGCGAGGTGACCGCCGAAGGGACGACCAACCTTGTTGCCTTCGATTATGTTCGGAGAAAACCGGTTCGGCTGCCGGATAAATTCGTTGCCGCGGTGCGGCAGATGGAAGGTTTGCCGCAAGAATGA
- a CDS encoding FKBP-type peptidyl-prolyl cis-trans isomerase: MSQVKTGDRVKFQFVAKLKDGTIFDSSDECHDDDCDCGGGPLEFTVGDDEVFPALEKAILGMQVGEQKTVTLSPSDAYGERDERGVIAVPRSEFPDDFEIEESMMLELLGEDDEAYPAWVAEIGESTISLDTNHPLAGEELTYELTLVEISQAH; this comes from the coding sequence ATGAGCCAGGTCAAAACCGGCGATCGGGTCAAATTTCAGTTCGTCGCCAAACTCAAGGACGGCACCATCTTCGATTCTTCGGATGAATGCCACGATGACGACTGCGACTGCGGCGGCGGGCCGCTGGAATTTACCGTCGGCGATGATGAAGTTTTTCCGGCCCTGGAAAAAGCAATTCTCGGCATGCAGGTCGGTGAACAGAAGACCGTGACCCTGAGCCCCTCGGATGCCTATGGTGAACGTGATGAACGCGGCGTCATCGCCGTGCCGCGAAGTGAATTTCCGGATGATTTCGAGATTGAAGAGTCGATGATGCTCGAACTGCTCGGCGAGGACGATGAAGCCTACCCGGCCTGGGTGGCGGAAATCGGCGAGTCGACCATTTCTCTCGACACCAATCACCCGCTGGCGGGAGAAGAACTGACCTACGAACTGACCCTGGTGGAAATCAGCCAGGCGCACTGA
- a CDS encoding fumarate hydratase yields MPDFFYQDPFPLAKDETSYYKIPDSEKYVSVEKFAGKEVLKVDPEALTVLANTAMRDVAHLLRPEHNESVAKILRDPEASRNDKGVAMAFLRNAMVAARFELPTCQDTGTATVVAKKGQQVWTGANDEEMISRGVFKTYTENNLRYSQTVALDMYSEKNTGTNLPAQIDLYATEGDAYKFLFIAKGGGSANKTMLYQETKALLNPEKLEKFLVEKMKTLGTAACPPYHIAFVIGGTSADACMKTVKLATAKYLDGLPTEGNEHGQAFRDTALEAKLLQAAYDLGIGAQFGGKYFAHDVRVIRLPRHGASCPVGMAVSCSADRNIKAKITREGLFVEQLDRDPGRLLPEEMRLAKHEHGTKIDLNQPMTEILAQLTKLKVGDALLLNGTIVVGRDIAHAKFKEILDAGKPLPDYLKKHPIYYAGPAKTPEGRPSGSFGPTTAGRMDSYVGLLQENGGSLVMIAKGNRSQQVTDACKKHGGFYLGSIGGPAALLADQNIKKVECLDFPELGMEAVWKIEVENFPAFVLVDDKGNDFFKQLGL; encoded by the coding sequence ATGCCGGATTTCTTCTATCAAGACCCCTTCCCTCTTGCCAAAGACGAGACCAGCTACTACAAGATCCCCGATTCAGAGAAATATGTTTCGGTTGAAAAATTCGCCGGGAAAGAGGTGCTCAAGGTCGACCCCGAAGCCCTGACCGTTCTGGCCAATACCGCCATGCGCGATGTCGCCCACCTGCTGCGCCCCGAACACAATGAAAGCGTGGCGAAGATCCTCCGGGACCCGGAAGCCTCCCGAAACGACAAGGGAGTGGCGATGGCCTTCCTGCGCAATGCCATGGTGGCCGCCCGGTTCGAGCTGCCGACCTGCCAGGACACCGGCACCGCCACCGTCGTCGCCAAAAAAGGCCAACAGGTCTGGACCGGAGCCAATGACGAGGAGATGATTTCCCGAGGCGTTTTCAAGACCTATACTGAAAACAACCTGCGCTACAGCCAGACCGTCGCCCTCGACATGTACAGCGAGAAAAACACCGGCACCAACCTGCCGGCGCAGATCGACCTCTACGCCACCGAGGGGGATGCCTACAAGTTTCTCTTCATCGCCAAGGGGGGCGGCAGCGCCAACAAGACCATGCTTTACCAGGAGACCAAGGCCCTGCTCAACCCCGAGAAGCTGGAAAAATTCCTGGTCGAGAAAATGAAAACCCTCGGTACCGCGGCCTGCCCGCCCTACCATATCGCCTTCGTCATCGGCGGCACCTCGGCCGATGCCTGCATGAAAACCGTCAAACTGGCAACCGCCAAGTACCTCGACGGACTGCCGACCGAGGGCAACGAGCACGGGCAGGCCTTCCGTGACACCGCCCTGGAAGCGAAACTGCTGCAGGCCGCCTATGATCTCGGTATCGGCGCCCAGTTCGGCGGCAAGTACTTCGCCCACGACGTTCGTGTCATCCGTCTGCCGCGCCACGGCGCCTCCTGCCCGGTCGGCATGGCGGTCTCCTGCTCGGCCGATCGCAACATCAAGGCCAAGATCACCCGTGAGGGTCTGTTCGTCGAACAGCTTGACCGCGATCCGGGCCGCCTGCTTCCCGAAGAAATGCGGCTGGCCAAACACGAACACGGCACCAAAATCGACCTCAACCAACCGATGACGGAGATCCTCGCCCAGCTGACCAAACTCAAAGTTGGTGACGCGCTGCTGCTCAACGGTACCATCGTGGTCGGCCGCGACATCGCCCACGCCAAGTTCAAGGAGATTCTCGATGCCGGGAAACCGCTGCCCGACTACCTGAAAAAACACCCGATCTACTACGCCGGTCCGGCCAAGACTCCCGAGGGACGCCCCTCCGGTTCCTTCGGACCGACTACCGCCGGTCGCATGGACTCCTACGTCGGTCTGCTGCAGGAGAACGGCGGCTCGCTGGTGATGATCGCCAAGGGCAACCGCAGCCAGCAGGTTACCGACGCCTGCAAAAAGCACGGTGGCTTCTACCTCGGTTCCATCGGCGGTCCGGCCGCCCTGCTGGCCGATCAGAACATCAAGAAAGTTGAATGCCTCGATTTCCCGGAGCTCGGCATGGAGGCGGTCTGGAAAATCGAGGTGGAGAACTTCCCCGCCTTTGTCCTGGTCGATGACAAGGGAAATGATTTCTTCAAACAACTCGGCCTGTAA
- the ilvA gene encoding threonine ammonia-lyase, biosynthetic: protein MQKILKQILTSRVYEAAIETPLDEAPELSRRLGNTVLLKREDLQPVFSFKLRGAYNRMANLDEHQRERGVIAASAGNHAQGVAYSARKLGVSALIVMPATTPQIKIDAVERLGGEVVLHGNNYSEAADYCRQLISETGRMYIHPFDDELVIAGQGTVADELLRQNPGRLDAVFVPVGGGGLIAGMAAYIKALRPEIRVIGVEPVDSAAMARSLEAGRKVSLDSVGIFADGVAVREVGDLTFDCCRKYVDEIIEVDTDELCSGIKAVYQATRSIVEPAGGLALTGLMKYVRERKLRGATLVAVNSGANMNFERLRYVAERTLIGENQEAIFAVSIPEQPGALKRFCSEVLGERNITEFNYRLAGREAAQIFVGLSMRDLAERDSFARDLAGAGFSGLDLTDNELAKTHVRYMVGGRSDQVRDEVLYRFWFPEVPGALSRFLAAMGANWNISLFHYRTQGGDYGRVLIGLEIPAGEQDAFHSFLDNLGYHYIDESNNPAYRLFL from the coding sequence ATGCAGAAAATTCTCAAACAGATTCTTACTTCGCGCGTCTACGAAGCCGCCATCGAGACTCCTCTGGATGAGGCTCCCGAACTGTCGCGGCGGCTCGGTAACACGGTCCTGCTCAAGCGGGAAGACCTGCAGCCGGTCTTTTCGTTCAAATTGCGGGGGGCCTACAACCGCATGGCGAACCTTGACGAACACCAGCGTGAGCGGGGAGTGATTGCCGCTTCGGCCGGGAATCATGCCCAGGGGGTTGCCTATTCGGCGAGAAAACTGGGCGTTTCCGCCCTGATCGTGATGCCGGCCACGACCCCGCAGATCAAGATTGACGCGGTTGAGCGCCTCGGCGGTGAGGTTGTGCTGCACGGCAACAACTATTCCGAAGCCGCCGATTACTGCCGACAGCTTATTTCTGAAACCGGCCGGATGTATATCCATCCCTTTGACGATGAACTGGTCATTGCCGGCCAGGGAACCGTGGCCGATGAACTGTTGCGGCAGAATCCGGGGCGTCTTGATGCGGTCTTTGTACCGGTCGGTGGTGGCGGCCTGATTGCCGGGATGGCGGCTTATATCAAGGCGTTGCGACCGGAAATCCGTGTTATCGGCGTCGAGCCGGTGGACAGCGCCGCCATGGCCCGCTCCCTTGAGGCCGGTCGCAAGGTGTCTCTTGATTCGGTCGGGATCTTTGCCGACGGTGTCGCGGTACGCGAAGTCGGTGACCTGACCTTCGACTGCTGCCGCAAGTATGTCGATGAAATCATCGAAGTCGATACCGACGAATTGTGCAGCGGCATCAAGGCGGTCTACCAGGCAACCCGTTCCATCGTCGAGCCGGCTGGTGGGCTGGCCCTGACCGGATTGATGAAATATGTGCGCGAACGGAAGCTGCGGGGAGCCACCCTGGTGGCTGTCAATTCCGGCGCCAACATGAATTTCGAACGTCTGCGCTATGTCGCCGAACGAACCCTGATCGGGGAGAACCAGGAGGCGATTTTTGCCGTTTCGATTCCGGAACAACCGGGAGCATTGAAGCGTTTCTGCAGCGAAGTCCTCGGGGAACGCAATATCACCGAATTCAATTACCGTCTTGCCGGAAGGGAGGCGGCGCAGATTTTCGTCGGCCTTTCGATGCGTGATCTGGCAGAGCGTGATTCCTTTGCCCGGGATCTGGCCGGGGCCGGTTTCTCAGGCCTTGATCTGACCGACAACGAACTTGCCAAGACCCACGTCCGTTACATGGTCGGTGGCCGTTCCGACCAGGTTCGGGATGAAGTTCTCTATCGCTTCTGGTTTCCTGAGGTTCCCGGGGCCCTCAGTCGTTTTCTGGCGGCGATGGGAGCCAACTGGAACATCTCCCTGTTTCACTATCGGACCCAGGGGGGGGACTACGGCCGGGTTTTGATCGGCCTGGAAATTCCGGCCGGTGAGCAGGACGCCTTCCATTCTTTTCTTGACAATCTCGGTTATCATTACATTGACGAAAGCAACAATCCCGCTTACCGTCTTTTCCTGTAG
- a CDS encoding hybrid sensor histidine kinase/response regulator has product MAMLTKVLVVDDDRFMRRVLADLLAESGFVTVEAENGIQACDVALAEMPDAIVMDLVMPVLDGAEACRRLRALPQFRTTPILMLTSRTDRQGAVNPFQVGADDYLSKPFDTGDLLARLQGNLVKKRTLDALEEQARDYQALLDISESITSSLETSQILQRIVTKIARHIANVVRCSIAVIQEDGSAGFILASSDDDSLGELRIDLSRYPEIGQVMQSGQTLLIRDVDHDPLLEKVRPLLKGRGFNAILVLPIHSRNRVIGVMILRVDRKGGELSDKEVEFCQLIADVASGPLRNARFFRQLRSESELLRNAKQGLEDELQLKAVYEQLFENASEGLVAVNTAGDVVFANRCALEIVGYSRDELQGARLESLLDRRTLLLALGAWKNGRVKDGRVRMDVSIRRRDGAERLLSVSARQQLVLDDLVIVAFRDVTEKRKVEKELQETKTILEKANNRLQQMDQVRAEFLNTATHELRIPVTIVHGYCSLLMEMGSANLTEQQREFLAAAYESSERLVDLINNMLDLSRFQAGKMALDLSSGDLRETVVQVCSDLASIADREGLTLHFNDLPSCRARYDEHNIQRVLTNLLGNAIKFTPDGGEVRVSFGEAPDGIRVSVEDTGKGIPRQVLPRLFEEFTQVGKDDARRGTGLGLAICKKIIESHGGRIWAESRPGAGSRFSFTLPGCED; this is encoded by the coding sequence ATGGCGATGTTGACGAAGGTGCTTGTGGTCGATGACGACCGCTTCATGCGCCGTGTGTTGGCGGATCTGCTTGCAGAGAGCGGATTTGTCACGGTTGAAGCCGAGAACGGCATTCAGGCCTGTGACGTTGCGCTGGCCGAGATGCCGGACGCTATCGTCATGGATCTGGTGATGCCGGTTCTTGATGGAGCCGAGGCCTGTCGCCGGTTGCGTGCCCTGCCGCAATTCCGTACCACGCCGATACTGATGCTGACCTCGCGGACTGATCGTCAGGGAGCTGTCAATCCTTTTCAGGTCGGCGCCGATGATTATCTCTCCAAGCCCTTTGACACCGGTGACCTGCTGGCTCGCCTGCAGGGGAACCTGGTCAAGAAGCGTACCCTTGACGCCCTCGAAGAGCAGGCCCGTGACTACCAGGCCCTGCTCGACATATCCGAATCGATCACCTCCAGTCTTGAAACTTCGCAGATCCTGCAGCGGATCGTCACCAAGATCGCCAGGCACATCGCCAACGTGGTCCGCTGTTCCATAGCCGTGATCCAGGAAGACGGCAGTGCCGGTTTTATTCTCGCCTCCAGTGACGATGACAGCCTAGGTGAATTGCGTATCGATCTCTCCAGGTATCCCGAAATCGGACAGGTGATGCAGAGCGGTCAGACGCTGCTGATCAGGGATGTTGATCATGATCCGTTGCTTGAGAAGGTTCGTCCCCTACTCAAGGGACGCGGTTTCAACGCCATCCTGGTCTTGCCCATCCACAGCCGCAACCGGGTGATCGGGGTGATGATCCTGCGGGTTGACCGCAAGGGAGGGGAACTCAGTGACAAGGAAGTCGAGTTCTGTCAACTGATTGCCGATGTCGCGTCGGGCCCGTTGCGTAACGCCCGGTTCTTCAGGCAACTGCGCAGTGAATCGGAACTGTTGCGCAACGCCAAGCAGGGGCTCGAAGACGAATTGCAGCTCAAGGCGGTCTATGAGCAGCTGTTCGAAAATGCCTCCGAGGGGCTGGTTGCCGTCAATACCGCCGGCGACGTGGTTTTCGCCAATCGTTGCGCCCTTGAAATCGTTGGTTATTCGCGGGACGAACTGCAGGGCGCCCGCCTGGAGAGCCTGCTTGACAGAAGGACTCTGCTGCTTGCCCTGGGGGCCTGGAAAAATGGCAGGGTCAAGGATGGGCGGGTGCGGATGGATGTCTCCATCCGGCGGCGTGACGGTGCTGAGCGCCTGTTGTCTGTCAGCGCCCGGCAGCAGTTGGTGCTGGATGACCTGGTCATTGTCGCCTTTCGGGACGTTACTGAAAAACGCAAGGTTGAGAAAGAGCTGCAGGAAACCAAAACGATTCTTGAAAAAGCCAACAACAGGCTGCAGCAGATGGATCAGGTAAGGGCCGAGTTTTTAAATACCGCGACCCATGAATTGCGTATCCCGGTGACCATTGTGCATGGCTACTGTTCATTGCTGATGGAGATGGGAAGCGCCAACCTGACTGAGCAGCAGCGGGAATTTCTGGCGGCAGCCTATGAAAGCAGCGAGCGGCTGGTCGATCTGATCAACAATATGCTTGATCTGTCCCGTTTCCAGGCGGGAAAGATGGCCCTTGATCTGAGCAGCGGTGACCTGCGTGAAACCGTTGTTCAGGTCTGCAGTGACCTGGCATCGATTGCCGATCGGGAAGGGCTGACCCTTCATTTCAATGACCTGCCGTCCTGTCGGGCCCGCTATGATGAACATAATATTCAACGGGTGCTGACCAACCTGCTCGGCAATGCCATCAAATTCACGCCGGACGGCGGCGAGGTGCGCGTCAGTTTTGGTGAGGCACCGGATGGGATTCGGGTCTCTGTCGAGGATACCGGCAAAGGCATTCCGCGCCAGGTGCTGCCGCGGTTGTTCGAAGAATTCACCCAGGTCGGCAAGGATGATGCCCGGCGTGGTACCGGTCTCGGCCTGGCGATCTGCAAAAAGATCATCGAGTCGCATGGCGGCCGTATCTGGGCGGAGAGCAGGCCCGGGGCCGGCAGCCGATTCTCTTTTACCCTCCCTGGCTGCGAAGACTGA
- the cysE gene encoding serine O-acetyltransferase, whose protein sequence is MFQTLREDFRVVFERDPAVRSVLEILLCYPGFHAVLFYRLAHWFWTRKFYLAGRFISHLGRFFTGIEIHPGAQIGKGFFIDHGMGVVIGETAEIGENCTLYHQVTLGGTSWAKEKRHPTLGNNVIIGSGAKVLGPFKVGDDSKIGSNSVVVKEVPENSTVVGIPGKIVISEGKKTEPKLDLEHGQLPDPEAKAISCLFDQIRTLEQRIKDLTAEQERLKAVVDPAGQVQNS, encoded by the coding sequence GTGTTTCAGACTCTGCGAGAAGACTTTCGGGTTGTTTTTGAGCGGGATCCGGCTGTCAGGAGCGTTCTTGAGATCCTGCTTTGTTATCCCGGTTTTCATGCCGTTCTTTTCTATCGTCTGGCCCACTGGTTCTGGACACGCAAGTTCTACCTGGCGGGCCGTTTTATTTCGCATCTCGGTCGCTTCTTCACCGGGATTGAAATTCATCCCGGTGCGCAGATCGGCAAGGGGTTTTTTATCGACCACGGCATGGGGGTGGTGATCGGTGAGACCGCCGAGATCGGCGAGAACTGCACCCTGTATCATCAGGTTACTCTTGGCGGAACCTCCTGGGCCAAGGAGAAGCGTCACCCGACTCTCGGCAACAACGTGATCATCGGCTCCGGGGCCAAGGTTCTGGGTCCCTTCAAGGTTGGTGACGACAGCAAAATCGGTTCGAATTCCGTGGTCGTCAAAGAGGTGCCGGAAAATTCCACGGTTGTCGGAATCCCCGGCAAGATCGTTATTTCAGAAGGCAAGAAGACCGAGCCGAAGCTTGATCTGGAGCATGGTCAACTGCCCGACCCCGAGGCCAAGGCGATTTCCTGCCTGTTCGATCAGATCCGGACTCTCGAACAGCGGATCAAGGATTTGACGGCTGAGCAGGAGCGTCTCAAGGCGGTCGTTGATCCCGCCGGGCAGGTGCAGAATTCATGA
- a CDS encoding Rrf2 family transcriptional regulator yields MRLSTKAQYAVRAMVSLSLHHEEGPVSIKDISAREAISLPYLEQLFVKLRRGEIVTSVRGPGGGYRLARPADEIRVDQIIDSVEETLVPVSCMDADGSCQCDEQCVTHNVWQGLGERIRSFLSSITLEDLTREAREKIRR; encoded by the coding sequence ATGCGACTTTCGACCAAAGCCCAGTACGCGGTGCGCGCCATGGTCAGCCTCAGCCTGCATCATGAAGAGGGCCCGGTATCGATCAAGGATATTTCCGCCCGCGAGGCGATTTCACTCCCTTACCTCGAACAGCTCTTCGTCAAGTTGCGTCGTGGAGAAATTGTTACCAGCGTTCGTGGTCCCGGCGGTGGTTACCGCCTGGCGCGTCCGGCGGACGAGATCCGGGTTGATCAGATCATCGACAGCGTTGAAGAGACTCTGGTCCCGGTTTCCTGTATGGATGCCGATGGCAGCTGCCAGTGTGATGAACAATGTGTCACGCACAATGTCTGGCAGGGGCTGGGTGAACGCATCCGTTCCTTTCTTTCCTCGATCACTCTTGAGGACCTCACCCGCGAAGCCCGGGAAAAGATCCGCCGGTAA
- the nifS gene encoding cysteine desulfurase NifS, which produces MKQIYLDHNATTPIHPEVLEAMLPFLRDHFGNPSSIHWAGRAVAGAIEQAREQVASLLGCRAAEIVFTSCGSEGDNLAIKGTVDALRGQGNHIITTEVEHPAVLETCRYLQERGCRVTFLPVDRRGALDLEQLESAITDQTILISVMWGNNETGNLFPLAEIGAIAARHKVCLHSDAVQAAGKLAIDVRAAGIDLLVLSGHKIGAPKGVGAVYIKNGTRLSPLLHGGHQERNRRAGTHNVASIVALGKACELAAAGLATYRQQVRRLRDRLEDGILATIPQVHLNGHPDRDLRLANTLNISFAGIEGESLLLNLDLHGIAASSGSACSSGSLDASHVLRAMGLESSLARSSVRFSLGAETTEEDIDHVLEVLPASVQRLREMSPVYKA; this is translated from the coding sequence GTGAAACAGATCTATCTTGACCATAACGCCACCACGCCGATTCATCCCGAGGTCCTGGAGGCGATGCTTCCTTTTCTGCGCGACCATTTCGGCAACCCGTCCAGCATTCACTGGGCCGGGCGCGCCGTGGCCGGCGCCATCGAGCAGGCGCGTGAGCAGGTGGCGTCACTGCTTGGCTGCCGGGCCGCTGAAATCGTCTTTACCTCCTGCGGCAGTGAGGGTGACAATCTGGCCATCAAGGGGACGGTCGACGCGCTTCGCGGTCAGGGAAACCATATTATTACCACCGAGGTCGAGCATCCTGCGGTGCTAGAGACCTGCCGCTATCTGCAGGAGCGTGGCTGCCGGGTAACCTTTCTGCCGGTCGACAGGCGGGGAGCCCTTGACCTTGAGCAGCTTGAGTCCGCCATCACCGATCAGACCATCCTGATTTCGGTGATGTGGGGCAACAACGAAACCGGCAATCTTTTCCCCCTTGCCGAAATCGGGGCCATTGCCGCGCGGCACAAGGTCTGTCTGCACAGCGATGCCGTGCAGGCAGCCGGTAAACTGGCGATCGATGTCAGGGCCGCCGGTATTGATCTGCTGGTCCTGTCCGGGCATAAGATCGGTGCCCCCAAGGGCGTCGGCGCTGTTTATATCAAGAACGGGACCCGTCTTTCGCCGCTGCTGCATGGTGGTCACCAGGAACGCAACCGGCGCGCCGGGACCCATAATGTCGCCTCTATCGTCGCCCTGGGGAAGGCCTGTGAACTGGCCGCTGCCGGGCTCGCGACCTACCGACAACAGGTGAGACGATTGCGGGACCGCCTTGAGGACGGGATTCTCGCCACCATCCCCCAGGTGCATCTCAATGGTCACCCGGATCGGGACCTGCGCCTGGCCAATACTCTCAATATCAGTTTTGCCGGTATTGAGGGGGAATCGCTGCTGCTCAATCTCGATCTGCACGGCATTGCCGCCTCCAGCGGCAGTGCCTGCTCTTCAGGGTCACTGGATGCTTCGCATGTCCTCAGGGCGATGGGGCTGGAGTCCTCGCTCGCCCGTTCCAGCGTACGTTTCTCCCTCGGCGCGGAGACCACGGAGGAGGATATTGACCATGTTCTTGAGGTGCTGCCGGCATCGGTGCAGCGACTGCGGGAGATGAGTCCGGTGTATAAGGCGTGA
- the mnmA gene encoding tRNA 2-thiouridine(34) synthase MnmA, producing the protein MLMDKRERIVVAMSGGVDSSVAAALLKEQGHEVIGMTMQIWDYSRFTAPDGKSFGTCCSLDDVYDARRVAEQIGIPFYVVNFEEAFQQAVIDRFCDDYFAGRTPNPCVLCNQVLKFERLLHKARELQADALVTGHYARIEYGQDRYRLRKGVDAGKDQTYFLYTLTQEQMAMVRFPLGGMTKEEVRGHAARLGLRVAEKAESQDICFVPDGDYVRFLEEERGAGQLNGEIVHVSGRVLGHHRGTYRYTIGQRRGLGLSWPEPLYVIAIDAAGQQVIVGEKQHLAVARLEVGDVNWLIPEPRRALRASCRIRYRHQEVPATITPLDDGSAEVRFDIPQAGVTPGQAAVFYTGDEVLGGGWIK; encoded by the coding sequence ATGTTGATGGATAAACGAGAACGCATTGTCGTCGCCATGAGCGGCGGGGTTGATTCCTCGGTCGCCGCGGCCCTGCTCAAGGAACAGGGTCACGAGGTGATCGGCATGACCATGCAGATCTGGGATTATTCCAGGTTCACCGCTCCCGACGGCAAGAGTTTCGGGACCTGCTGTTCCCTGGATGATGTCTACGACGCCCGGCGGGTGGCGGAACAGATCGGGATTCCCTTCTATGTCGTCAACTTCGAAGAGGCGTTTCAGCAGGCGGTCATCGATCGCTTCTGTGATGATTACTTTGCCGGTCGTACGCCCAATCCCTGTGTCCTCTGCAACCAGGTTCTGAAATTCGAACGACTGCTGCACAAGGCCCGGGAGCTGCAGGCCGACGCGCTGGTCACCGGTCACTACGCCCGCATCGAGTACGGGCAGGACCGTTACCGGCTGCGCAAGGGGGTTGACGCCGGCAAGGACCAGACCTATTTCCTCTATACCCTGACCCAGGAACAGATGGCCATGGTGCGCTTCCCTCTCGGCGGTATGACCAAGGAGGAGGTGCGCGGTCACGCGGCGCGCCTCGGCCTGCGGGTGGCGGAGAAGGCCGAGAGCCAGGATATCTGCTTCGTTCCGGATGGTGACTACGTGCGTTTTCTGGAAGAGGAAAGAGGGGCGGGACAGTTGAACGGCGAGATTGTTCATGTCAGCGGCCGGGTTCTCGGCCACCACCGGGGAACCTATCGCTACACCATCGGTCAGCGTCGCGGGCTCGGCCTGAGCTGGCCCGAGCCCCTGTACGTGATCGCCATCGATGCCGCCGGACAACAGGTGATCGTCGGGGAAAAACAGCACCTGGCGGTCGCCCGGCTTGAGGTCGGAGACGTCAACTGGCTGATTCCGGAACCGCGGCGGGCCCTGCGGGCGTCCTGTCGCATCCGCTATCGTCATCAGGAAGTGCCGGCCACCATCACCCCCCTTGACGACGGTTCAGCGGAGGTCCGGTTTGACATCCCGCAAGCGGGCGTCACACCAGGGCAGGCGGCGGTTTTCTACACCGGGGACGAGGTCCTCGGCGGAGGATGGATCAAGTGA